The nucleotide window CTAAACTATGCATTAAACATGTATTTGGAAGCATTCTATTGGGAAATTAATGGACCGGTTAATAAACAAGGTTACCTCGACCTTGAATCGGACCCTGCATTTAAACCTAAAGAACTTGGTATCCCCATTCCTGCGCTAACGAGGAATATTCATCGTTTAGCAGGAAAACTAAATATTGAAGATCAAGAGCTTCAAAAACTTTTTATTAAGCAAGCAGCAACAATTCACTCAAACTACAAACTGCCTCTCCTACCGGAAGATGCTTGGTTATGTGTAATTGAAGCAATTAATGAAATGCAAGAGCTAATGGCTAGGTTAAAGAAAAAGAAAGCCTGACACCTCTTAAAACCATCCTTAAAGCCTCGTTCTCGCCTAACTTGATGAAAGGTATGGGTTTTTCATTTTGTCGGCTTATAGGCGTAGAAAAGGCGATTTAGGCAATATGTTGTATTTGATCAAAATTTGTACAGTTTTGGTTTGCATTAGTGCTCAGTGACGTTTTTTAGGTTGTCCACATAGTTACCCACACGCTATGCACCGAAATTGTGGGTTAGTTTTTGGGGGTGATTGTTGATATTAGTGCGGCGAAGTATAATGTAAATGATAAAAGGTGATTAGCTAGAGTTTTAAGCAATGTTGCTGACGATGTAATCAAAGGAGAATAACAATGGTCCCTAAAGAGTTTAAAAAAGTAGAAATGGACCTTGACCCAAACACGCTCAAGCAGATTGAGTATTTGACTCAACAACTGAAGTTAAAAAATGGTGCGCAAGCCATAGGCTCTGCTGTAAGACTTATGAATGAATTGATTAACATGAAAAGTGTTACTGTTGAAGACCAGGATGGAATTACTAGACAGCTTAAATTTTCAGAGGCTCGATGAATGAGCACTATTAACTTAGGCGCGAGTGAGCCACAAGAAGAAGAATCTTTTAACCTTGATGTGGTTAAAGAGCAGAACAAGCATGAGTTGAGCAAAGTCCGACTTACATTTGCGAAATATGTTTTGATAGTCGCCTTTCTTACTTTGCTTGGAATGGTTGCTGTTGAAATTTGGTTGCCCGGTACACCAGCAACAATTACAGGACCTATCATATTGCTTGCAAGTAACGTCATAACTCTAGTTTTAGGTTATTACTTTGGTAAAGGCGGCGACTGACAAAAAATAAAGCTTGTGAAAAATTATTTTTATGTTGAGGTAAGCAATGGAAGATGCACCAAAGAAAAATAAACAGCAAAGGCTAAGAAAACGTGTTGTTAAAAAAGCAGCAGCGAAAAAGATTGGAGGGTCTAAAAAAGCAGCGGCTAGGAAAGCGGGTAAGTTTAAGCCAACAGCACTTCAAGAATTATTAAGTAAGTCAAAAGAAAAAGTCACTGTCCAAGAAAATCAATCTGTTAAAATCGACATGAGTGCTAAAACTGTTCAGCAATTACAAGGAATACAAGAATTACTTAAGGCCGAAAATGGTGCTGATGCTTTACGTCAAGTTGTTGAGGCTATGGCTTCGATTTTGGTCCTAAGTGGCAAGAAAGGTTCTATTGAAATTGAAAGTAAGAGTGGTAGGCGCGTCAAGCTTAATATACCTGGATGGAACTAATGGCTAATAGCATTAACTATGATGATATAGAAAAAACTAATATACCATTGGAAGTGATGACACCAAATGAGGAGATTACCCCTAAACATAAAGCAAGTATGGCAATAGGCTTTTCTCTTGGTATTGCACTCCTATTTTTAATCTGCATTGTTCTCTATGCTTGGCGACCAGACAAAAATGGTCCCATATTAGAAATAGCGAAAATTGGTCTACTGCCATTAGTTGCGAGTATTGTCGCTTATTATTTTAGTCGCAACTAAGAATAGGAGCTATGGAAAATATGTGAAAACTAGAGTATCACCACTCAAACTCTAACTGCCGAGACTCAAACAAATCTAATTGGTTTTTAGAGCCTGTATCGAGCTGATAGTGGTAATAGCCCTTCTTTCCCTTCCATGAGCGGATGCTGTAGCCTTCTTTGCGTAATTGGCATATGAAGGTAGGTAGGCAGTGGCCGAAACCTAATTCGTAAGCCTTGGGGCGTGTCAGCTCTTCGCCTGATTGGAGGAGTTCGAGAATTTTGTGGGTTGTTGAGGGCATTGGTATACTTAGCATTTGAAACTTACTATAAATTTACTTTTTTCTTTAGAGAGTGTCAAAATCAAATATGATTAAACCTAGTGATAATGCTGCTTATAGATACCCTGTATCCGTTAAGGGGGTGGTTTGTGTTGATGGAAAAATCCCTTTATTGAAAAATGAGCGTGATGAGTTTGAGCTTCCTGGCGGAAAGCTTGAGCTAGATGAGCAACCTAATGTGTGTGTTGGGCGAGAGATAAAAGAAGAGCTTAATATTGATGTTGAAGTGATTGGTATTATTGACTCATGGCTGTACCATATTGATGGTGATACACATGTTCTTATTGTCACCTACGCATGCAGGACTAACAATAAAACCTCCGACCTTAAATATAGCTCAGAACATAAAGAGTTAGGTGTGTTTGAACTTGATGAAATTAAGGACTTGGTTATGCCGGAGGGCTACAAGTCCTCGATAGAAAAGTATAGAGCTAGTTTGTGCTAGCGATGCCGAACAAGATAATAGAAAAAATGAGCATGAAAATAGCTGTGTAATTAATAACCATCCCCTTCTTACTGGAGTTAATCCACTCACCTTTTACATATGAGCAAACGGTTGAGGCGATGACAATGCAAGACATGAAGCTAATCCATAGAAACTCTTCACTAAACTTTAGAGTCATTGCATTTGCCCAATTGTATAAAACAACGGAACCAAAATACATTGCTGACATAATTCCGGCGACTTTCACAGATTTTTTATCTTTTGAAAAGTAATCTATTTTCACTTTGTTGTTTTTTGCGTCCTTTATTTGTGACAATATAAAAACAATCCCACAACTAATAAATATTAATGACCAAGGGATGAGCAGTGAAGTAAAGTGATTTGGATAAGACTTTAGATAATCGGAATAATAGCCAATTGCCGCCCCTTGAGATGCACATAAAATGCCAGAGGCCAATGCTAGAGAAAGCCCTTTCACCCAATTGATGTTTTTTTGAGAGTCGCGAATTGAAAGTGAATATGCATAAAGGGCTATAGCAATGATAAAAATAGCATAACTCAATGTTATTAATTTATCCTCTGAGAAAAGATAATATTTGCCATTTATGAAAATTGAAAAAAGAGAGCCGGATAATGTCCCGAGAGAAATATTTATTGCAAAAGGCACCCCTAAACCGATGTATCTCACGCTTTTTGTGAATACAAACATCCCAATCCCGAAGAATATTCCGACTAATAATATTATTAAACTGTGTTTTAGTGTTAAATAGAAGCTTCCTGACAGTGTTGAGTAAATAAAAATAAGGCTTGGTATTGCGAGAAAAGTGATTGCGGCAAATCGTATCCAAACAAGGTTAATATCTTTCTGATTGTTTTCAATTGGATAGATGTAGGAGCCATTCGCTAACCCTGCAAATATAGAGATAAATAGTGCAAATATGGACATAAAATTCCTTCTAAGTTATTATAGTTGAAAGTCAATAATGAATACAAGATATTATCATATTTGATTTTTAATTTCAAAAACTAGTAGTAAAATTCTAATGTCTATGCCATGTCGGGGAGTATTTATGCATTGTTACGAAGGGAGAAATGAATCTAATATATTCAATAAACAGGTAAGCCTGTTCAAAAATGTTAGAACCAAAGAGGAGTTTGTTTCTATATGTAAAAATTTTGGTTCGATTTTGCATCAAAAAGATGATTTTGATAATTCTGGTTCCGTTGAAATTTCCACTCGATTAAATTTAGATAAATTGGCCTACCAGAATGTCGAGTTATTTCCTCATACTGATAGAAGTAGTACAGATAATCCTCCTGACTTTGTTGCAATGTGGTTTGAAAAGACTGCCAAGAAAGGAGGAGAAACAACTTTATTTTTTCCTGATGATCATTTGTTAAAAGATATTGATAATTTAAATTTTTGTGCTAAATTTAGCTCTGAAAATGACAGTAATAACAAATACTTGCCATTTTATGATCATTCACGTGATTTTTTTAGATTTCGGAATGATGACCATATTAGTGTTAAGAAAGAAGATGAAGAAAAATTTAATGAGGTTACTAACATTATTCGGGAAAACACAGTAAAGGTAAAAACACAATGCGGCGATTGTCTCATATTGAGCAATAAATCTGTTTTCCATGGTAGATCTAGTTTTATTGGTGATCGGGTTATCCACAGAGTTTTGATAAGGAATTATGATGAGTAAGCACATTTTGTTTGATCTTGGAGGGGTTATCGAAAAAATATACCCTTCTAGGGTTGTTAAGTCTTTTGATGGGTTGGGAATGGATAAGCCAGAAAATCTATTTACAATTTACGGGCAATCTGAAATTTGTAATAAATTTGAGACTGGGAGCATAGAGGAAAAGGAATTTATTGAATCTGTTAGAGGGGTATTTAATATTGATGCAAGTGACGATGAGATTATCGCCGCTTGGAACTCAAACCAGGGAGGGGTTTCTTCGGAAACTTTCAATACTCTTGTTGACCTTAAGAAAAATGATTTTTCATTGTCTGTTTTATCCAATACGAACCCTACGCACTTCAAGCTGATTCAAAATCAATTTTTTAGAAACCACGGCGTTCATATGAACTATATGTTTGATAATATCATTCTTTCGTATGAGGTTGGGCTGAGGAAGCCTGAAGGTGAGATTTTTTCTTTAGCCAAAGAGACTATTGCTGATAAAGATGACAAAATTCTTTTTATTGATGATCTTAAAGATAACTGTGTTAGTGCTGAGGCATGCAATATGAGCGTAATGCCTCATGTCACTAATGAAGAGTTAATTGCTGACAAAGTCATTCAGCATGCTCATGCCGTGAGTTTTTAATAATTCTTCTCTTGCCTTGGTAGGTTCGTATATACGTTCTTGAGGCAAGAGGTCCTCATATAAATATGAAACATCACCGGATAAGCAGATAGGCATCTTTTGCTTGGTTATTTTGTCAATTTCAGAGATTTTTCTGAAAATCTTATCAAAACCATTTTTGACGATACTTTTGGCGATTGGTTCTTGTCTGTATAGCATTTCTTTTAATGTAGATGATGCTTCTATGTAAATTCTATTCGGTGATTTTGATATTTCTTCGGACATTTCAGAAAGGTCTGAGTTAAACATGGCAAGTATTTTATTCGACAGTTTGGTTGGCTTTACAACACCTTCTTTTGCTTCTATAGAATGCCTAATTGCTTGCCAGCCTAGCCATAAGTTACCGCCTTCATCTGCTATCGGAAAGCCTAAGCCTTGTGTTTTTTTAATGGTTTCACCTTGGTTAGTGCTATGACTAATTGAAAGACCATCATTTATAGTAACACATATTCCGTTTCGTCCTTTAAAGTGGGCTAGATAATCGCTTTTCCAATCGGCTTCTATAATTGCATAGCAAAACTCGTTATTGGCTATTTTCTTTAATTCTTCTCTCTGTTTTCTAAACTCGTATTCCTGGATAGAAATAAAAACAGCAACATCTTGCATGTCGATATTTTCATCTATAGATGTTATAGCTGATTTAAGATTATCAATAATCTCAAATGGGTCATGACTACAGCTTATAGTAAATTCTGAGGTTGATTTACTGCATCTTTTATTTCCTTTTTTTAGTAATGAGCAAAATGTAACACTACTGGTTGAAATAAAGGTGGCTAAATACTTAGCATCATTAAGTGTTTTTTCTAATTTTGGCGGAGCATAGGTTTTGTTTAGTATTTCTGCAGGGGTTGTATTTAGAGCTTCGGATATTTGTATAAGTTTAGTAACTCCAAAGTCTCTTTTTCCTTGGAGTATAGGGGTTAATGTAGGATAACTAACTTTAGATTTATCTGCTAGATTTTGCTTGGACATTGGGGGGGAGCAATTATTCATTAAAAAAACTATATTATCGGCAATTCGCTTTAATTGTCTTTTTGTCATTTGTCCTATTATCCTCTCTTGTTTATGATTGACATAGAATATCATCCATGTAAAATTATATGAGAGGAATAATTATATATGATTATTTGAGTCATATCAACAAACTTCACAAGCAGCATGGAAATAAGAAAAATAATGAACAACCAGTTAAATAACCAGAGCAATAAAGGCTTAGAGCTACATTGCATAGTTTTTATCTTTTATGATTATGCTGATGAAGCATGCAAAAAATATCAGCACTTCTATCACAAATTATCCCTTTAATTTTTTGTCGAGCTATTTATTTTTATCTTTGATATTAGGGGGTGGAGTTGTGTTACACCAATTAAAAAGTTCAATTGTTCCGTTTGTATCTGCGCTTGATTATCATGGCGATATTTTTTGTCATTCGTGGAAACATCATTTGAAAAAAATTAACTTCTAAGGGAGTAGAGAAGGTTGATCAAGAATCTGGTCTTGTATTGGCTTCAATTGTTTATCTTTATCGAGCTGTTCGTTCAGAAGATGGATTAATGCTACAACATTTCGAGGGAGATATTCTTAAGACGAGTTATTCGTTTTTATCAAATCGAATAGGGCTGTCTATTGATTCAGTTAAGGCGGCAACAAAACGATTAGAAGTTGATCATCAAGTTATTAAAAGACACATTAAAAAAGTTAAGGGCGAAGATGGAGGGTTTAAAAGCTCAGAGCTTTATATTGAAATTAACCCCGAACGTCTTGCTGAAATTACTATCACCGACCCTTATCAATCCACCG belongs to Piscirickettsia litoralis and includes:
- a CDS encoding NUDIX hydrolase: MIKPSDNAAYRYPVSVKGVVCVDGKIPLLKNERDEFELPGGKLELDEQPNVCVGREIKEELNIDVEVIGIIDSWLYHIDGDTHVLIVTYACRTNNKTSDLKYSSEHKELGVFELDEIKDLVMPEGYKSSIEKYRASLC
- a CDS encoding L-rhamnose/proton symporter RhaT, with the protein product MSIFALFISIFAGLANGSYIYPIENNQKDINLVWIRFAAITFLAIPSLIFIYSTLSGSFYLTLKHSLIILLVGIFFGIGMFVFTKSVRYIGLGVPFAINISLGTLSGSLFSIFINGKYYLFSEDKLITLSYAIFIIAIALYAYSLSIRDSQKNINWVKGLSLALASGILCASQGAAIGYYSDYLKSYPNHFTSLLIPWSLIFISCGIVFILSQIKDAKNNKVKIDYFSKDKKSVKVAGIMSAMYFGSVVLYNWANAMTLKFSEEFLWISFMSCIVIASTVCSYVKGEWINSSKKGMVINYTAIFMLIFSIILFGIASTN
- a CDS encoding TauD/TfdA family dioxygenase codes for the protein MHCYEGRNESNIFNKQVSLFKNVRTKEEFVSICKNFGSILHQKDDFDNSGSVEISTRLNLDKLAYQNVELFPHTDRSSTDNPPDFVAMWFEKTAKKGGETTLFFPDDHLLKDIDNLNFCAKFSSENDSNNKYLPFYDHSRDFFRFRNDDHISVKKEDEEKFNEVTNIIRENTVKVKTQCGDCLILSNKSVFHGRSSFIGDRVIHRVLIRNYDE
- a CDS encoding HAD family hydrolase is translated as MFDLGGVIEKIYPSRVVKSFDGLGMDKPENLFTIYGQSEICNKFETGSIEEKEFIESVRGVFNIDASDDEIIAAWNSNQGGVSSETFNTLVDLKKNDFSLSVLSNTNPTHFKLIQNQFFRNHGVHMNYMFDNIILSYEVGLRKPEGEIFSLAKETIADKDDKILFIDDLKDNCVSAEACNMSVMPHVTNEELIADKVIQHAHAVSF